One genomic region from Streptomyces venezuelae encodes:
- a CDS encoding NADP-dependent oxidoreductase — translation MRAVVVEQWGGPENLVEREVERPTPGLNEVLVRVHAAGVNPVDWKTRAGGALIEWGAVPAVGWDVSGTVEAVGPGVGIFRPGDEVFGMPLFPRQAGGYAEYVVAPARHLAPKPASLSHVEAAALPLAALTAWQALVDTADVRPGERVLVHAAAGGVGHFAVQIAKARGAYVIGTASAAKHDLVRELGADEVIDYRENRFEDVVSGVDVVLDGLGGETAERSLTVLREGGRLITLPGPDDVPAAPDGVLAAWVLVEPDHLGLREIASLVEKGQLKPVVDTVLPLAEAAKAHEIGERGRTTGKIVLTVA, via the coding sequence ATGCGTGCGGTGGTCGTGGAGCAGTGGGGCGGACCCGAGAACCTGGTGGAGCGCGAGGTGGAGCGCCCCACGCCCGGTCTGAACGAGGTCCTGGTGCGGGTCCACGCGGCCGGAGTGAACCCCGTGGACTGGAAGACCCGCGCGGGCGGGGCCCTCATCGAGTGGGGCGCCGTGCCGGCCGTCGGGTGGGACGTGTCCGGCACGGTGGAGGCCGTGGGTCCCGGCGTGGGGATCTTCCGCCCCGGCGACGAGGTCTTCGGCATGCCGCTGTTCCCCCGGCAGGCCGGCGGATACGCCGAGTACGTGGTGGCCCCGGCCCGGCACCTCGCCCCCAAGCCCGCCTCGCTCAGCCACGTGGAGGCCGCGGCGCTGCCGCTGGCCGCGCTCACCGCCTGGCAGGCCCTCGTCGACACCGCGGACGTCCGTCCCGGGGAGCGGGTGCTGGTGCACGCCGCGGCCGGAGGGGTGGGGCACTTCGCCGTACAGATCGCCAAGGCGCGAGGCGCGTACGTCATCGGGACCGCGAGCGCCGCCAAGCACGACCTGGTGAGGGAGCTGGGCGCGGACGAGGTGATCGACTACCGCGAGAACCGCTTCGAGGACGTGGTCTCGGGAGTGGACGTCGTCCTCGACGGCCTCGGCGGGGAGACGGCCGAGCGCTCGCTCACGGTGCTCCGTGAGGGCGGCAGGCTGATCACCCTGCCGGGACCGGACGACGTCCCCGCCGCCCCGGACGGCGTGCTGGCGGCCTGGGTCCTGGTCGAACCCGACCACCTCGGCCTGAGGGAGATCGCGTCCCTCGTGGAGAAGGGGCAGCTGAAGCCGGTGGTCGACACCGTCCTGCCGCTCGCCGAGGCCGCGAAGGCCCATGAGATCGGCGAACGGGGCCGCACCACCGGGAAGATCGTCCTGACGGTCGCCTGA
- a CDS encoding catalase, protein MTDSRPATTTDSGAPVESDEHSLTLGPGGPILMQDAYLIEQMAQFNRERIPERQPHAKGSGAFGRFEVTHDVSGYTKAALFQPGTRTDLVVRFSTVAGERGSPDTWRDPRGFAVKFYTSEGNYDMVGNNTPVFFVKDPMKFQHFIRSQKRRADNNLRDHDMQWDFWTLSPESAHQVTWLMGDRGIPRSWRHMNGYTSHTYMWINASGERFWVKYHFKTDQGIEFFTQHEADQMAAVDTDYHTRDLFEHIRDGDFPSWTLHVQVMPYEKAADYRFNPFDLTKVWPHGDYPLIPVGRMTLDRNPTDNHAEIEQAAFQPNNLVPGIGPSPDRMLLARLFSYADAHRHRIGGNYQQLPVNAPVVDVHTYSKDGAMAYRKTADPVYAPNSKGGPAADTARHGSPPSWTADGEITRAAYVSHPEDDDWGQPGTLVREVLDDEARDRLVDNVVGHLLNGVTEPVLERAFAYWTNIDRTLGERIAQGVRAKADEKDPKAAEQGNPARRSMQQKA, encoded by the coding sequence ATGACCGACAGCCGACCCGCCACCACGACCGATTCCGGTGCCCCGGTGGAGAGCGACGAACACTCGCTCACCCTGGGCCCGGGCGGTCCGATCCTGATGCAGGACGCCTACCTGATCGAGCAGATGGCGCAGTTCAACCGAGAACGGATCCCGGAGCGCCAGCCGCACGCCAAGGGCAGCGGCGCGTTCGGCCGCTTCGAGGTCACCCACGACGTCAGCGGCTACACCAAGGCGGCGCTGTTCCAGCCCGGCACCCGCACCGATCTGGTCGTCCGTTTCTCCACCGTCGCCGGCGAGCGCGGCAGCCCGGACACCTGGCGCGACCCGCGCGGCTTCGCGGTGAAGTTCTACACCAGCGAAGGCAATTACGACATGGTCGGCAACAACACGCCGGTGTTCTTCGTCAAGGACCCCATGAAGTTCCAGCACTTCATCAGGTCCCAGAAGCGCCGCGCGGACAACAACCTGCGTGACCACGACATGCAGTGGGACTTCTGGACGCTCTCCCCGGAGTCCGCCCACCAGGTCACCTGGCTGATGGGGGACCGTGGCATCCCGCGCTCCTGGCGCCACATGAACGGCTACACGTCCCACACCTACATGTGGATCAACGCGTCCGGCGAGCGGTTCTGGGTGAAGTACCACTTCAAGACCGATCAGGGCATCGAGTTCTTCACCCAGCACGAGGCCGACCAGATGGCGGCCGTCGACACGGACTACCACACGCGAGACCTGTTCGAGCACATCCGCGACGGCGACTTCCCGAGCTGGACCCTGCACGTGCAGGTCATGCCGTACGAGAAGGCCGCGGACTACCGGTTCAACCCCTTCGACCTCACCAAGGTCTGGCCGCACGGGGACTACCCGCTCATCCCGGTGGGCCGCATGACACTCGACCGCAACCCGACCGACAACCACGCCGAGATCGAGCAGGCCGCCTTCCAGCCCAACAACCTCGTCCCCGGCATCGGACCCAGCCCCGACCGGATGCTGCTGGCCCGGCTGTTCTCGTATGCGGACGCCCACCGCCACCGCATCGGCGGCAACTACCAGCAGCTGCCCGTGAACGCGCCCGTCGTCGACGTCCACACGTACTCGAAGGACGGCGCGATGGCCTACCGCAAAACGGCCGACCCGGTCTACGCCCCGAACTCCAAGGGCGGTCCGGCCGCCGACACCGCGCGCCACGGGTCTCCGCCCAGCTGGACGGCGGATGGCGAGATCACCAGGGCGGCCTACGTCTCCCACCCAGAGGACGACGACTGGGGCCAGCCCGGCACTCTCGTGCGCGAGGTCCTGGACGACGAGGCCCGCGACCGCCTGGTGGACAACGTCGTCGGCCACCTCCTCAACGGCGTCACCGAGCCCGTCCTGGAGCGTGCCTTCGCCTACTGGACGAACATCGACAGGACCCTCGGCGAGCGCATCGCCCAAGGCGTCCGGGCGAAAGCCGACGAGAAGGACCCCAAGGCCGCCGAACAGGGCAACCCGGCGCGCCGTTCCATGCAGCAGAAGGCCTGA
- a CDS encoding mechanosensitive ion channel family protein, whose product MESVIRLAVAVGGSALAAFVACRAADMLARFADARHPETPLWGLLRRCRTPLYVVLLAALLRWTYPYAAEPGGAPAEHTETVGHVLLLCLIGGGAWLTVRTVAAVVESTYARYAGRSRDAARLRRVRTQVTLIMRVVAVAVGVLAAAAALVTFPSFRTLGTSLLASAGIIGIVAGVAAQSTLSNLFAGFQIAFGDMVRIGDTVVVDGEWGVVEEVTLTFLTVRTWDERRVTLPVSYFTSRPFENWSRGGAEMTGSVFVHCDHTTPVALVRAHLREFLTTCDTWDGRGWDLAVTDTSPTGITVRAIVTAKDADDLWTTRCAVREELVGWLAREHPGALPKVVTAPAADAFDRLGAGDRASRQRRLRRTDRSHTGPADTPPN is encoded by the coding sequence GTGGAGAGCGTCATCCGGCTGGCCGTCGCCGTGGGTGGCTCGGCGCTGGCGGCCTTCGTCGCCTGCCGTGCGGCCGACATGCTGGCGCGGTTCGCCGACGCACGGCATCCGGAGACCCCCTTGTGGGGGCTGCTGCGCCGCTGTCGTACGCCGTTGTACGTCGTCCTGCTGGCCGCGCTGCTCAGATGGACCTACCCGTACGCGGCGGAGCCGGGCGGGGCGCCGGCCGAGCATACGGAGACTGTGGGTCACGTCCTTCTGCTGTGCCTGATCGGCGGCGGAGCCTGGCTGACGGTGCGGACGGTCGCGGCCGTCGTCGAGTCCACGTACGCCCGCTACGCCGGACGTTCACGTGACGCCGCACGGCTCCGCCGCGTCCGTACACAGGTCACGCTGATCATGCGGGTGGTGGCCGTCGCCGTCGGGGTGCTCGCCGCTGCCGCGGCCCTCGTCACCTTCCCGTCCTTCCGTACCCTCGGGACGTCCCTGCTCGCCTCGGCCGGCATCATCGGCATCGTGGCCGGCGTGGCGGCCCAGTCGACGCTGAGCAACCTCTTCGCCGGCTTCCAGATCGCCTTCGGTGACATGGTCCGCATCGGCGACACGGTCGTCGTCGACGGCGAGTGGGGCGTCGTGGAGGAGGTGACCCTCACCTTCCTCACGGTCCGGACCTGGGACGAGCGTCGCGTCACGCTCCCCGTCTCGTACTTCACCTCGCGGCCGTTCGAGAACTGGTCGCGCGGCGGCGCGGAGATGACGGGGTCGGTCTTCGTCCACTGCGACCACACCACTCCGGTCGCGCTCGTCCGGGCGCACCTCCGGGAGTTCCTCACCACGTGCGACACCTGGGACGGGCGGGGCTGGGACCTCGCCGTGACCGACACCTCGCCGACCGGCATCACCGTGCGGGCGATCGTGACGGCCAAGGACGCCGACGACCTCTGGACGACCCGTTGCGCCGTACGGGAGGAGCTCGTCGGCTGGCTCGCCCGGGAGCACCCGGGCGCCCTCCCCAAGGTCGTCACCGCTCCCGCGGCCGACGCGTTCGACCGGCTGGGGGCAGGCGACCGGGCATCGCGCCAGCGACGGCTTCGTCGGACCGACCGGAGTCACACCGGGCCGGCGGACACGCCTCCGAACTGA
- a CDS encoding PRC-barrel domain-containing protein, with amino-acid sequence MTDHVWSYRTTSGHLAGADLTGYKVEATDGGIGKVDKHSDEVDDAYLVVDTGVWIFGKEVLLPASTVVRVDVDERKIFVDRTKDQIKDAPEFHRDKHLGDPGYRDELSAYYGPGSPFGGRLF; translated from the coding sequence GTGACCGATCACGTGTGGAGCTACAGGACGACCTCGGGTCACCTCGCCGGTGCGGACCTGACCGGCTACAAGGTCGAGGCGACCGACGGAGGCATCGGGAAGGTGGACAAGCACTCCGACGAGGTGGACGACGCCTACCTGGTGGTGGACACCGGTGTCTGGATCTTCGGCAAGGAGGTGCTCCTCCCGGCGAGCACCGTCGTGCGGGTCGACGTGGACGAGCGGAAGATCTTCGTCGACCGCACGAAGGATCAGATCAAGGACGCCCCCGAGTTCCACCGGGACAAGCACCTCGGTGACCCGGGCTACCGGGACGAGCTGTCCGCCTATTACGGACCGGGCAGCCCCTTCGGCGGCCGCCTGTTCTGA
- a CDS encoding TIGR03086 family metal-binding protein has product MENTSRTEPIDLGAAAERVARLAEGIDDARLGDPTPCPEYAVRELLGHLAGLGAAFRDAARKEFGPTPGTPPGSSRPVLADDWRTALPKVLDELAAAWREPGAWEGDTQAGGIDLPAAVMGRIALDELLIHGWDLARATGQTYEVSEEELRVSEALLTPADDTSGDGFFGPVVAVPDGAPLLDRVIGLSGRRPDWHPARGPAMG; this is encoded by the coding sequence ATGGAGAACACTTCACGCACGGAACCGATCGATCTCGGAGCGGCCGCGGAGCGCGTCGCCCGGCTCGCCGAGGGCATCGACGACGCGCGGCTCGGCGACCCGACGCCCTGCCCCGAGTACGCGGTACGGGAACTGCTCGGCCATCTCGCCGGGCTCGGTGCCGCCTTTCGCGACGCGGCCCGCAAGGAGTTCGGGCCGACGCCCGGCACGCCGCCCGGCTCGTCCCGTCCGGTGCTGGCGGACGACTGGCGGACAGCCCTGCCGAAGGTGCTGGACGAACTGGCCGCCGCCTGGCGCGAGCCGGGCGCCTGGGAGGGGGACACACAGGCGGGCGGGATCGACCTGCCGGCCGCCGTGATGGGGCGGATCGCGCTCGACGAGCTGCTGATCCACGGCTGGGACCTGGCGCGGGCGACCGGTCAGACGTACGAGGTGAGCGAGGAGGAACTCAGAGTCTCCGAGGCCCTGTTGACTCCGGCCGACGACACCTCCGGCGACGGGTTCTTCGGCCCCGTCGTCGCGGTGCCGGACGGCGCTCCCCTGCTCGACCGTGTGATCGGCCTCAGCGGCCGCCGGCCCGACTGGCACCCGGCCCGAGGCCCGGCCATGGGGTGA
- a CDS encoding FKBP-type peptidyl-prolyl cis-trans isomerase — MSEPTKPEVNVPEGDAPTELTVRDLVVGDGAEAKPGTVVRVHYVGVAFASGKEFDASWDRGEPFKFALGGGRVIKGWDRGVRGMKVGGRREIIVPPRLGYGKQSPSPLIPAGSILVFVVDLLSVAT, encoded by the coding sequence ATGAGTGAACCGACGAAACCCGAGGTCAACGTTCCGGAGGGGGATGCTCCGACGGAGCTGACCGTTCGGGACCTGGTCGTCGGGGACGGAGCCGAGGCGAAGCCGGGCACGGTGGTCAGGGTTCACTACGTCGGCGTCGCCTTCGCGTCGGGCAAGGAGTTCGACGCCTCCTGGGACCGGGGTGAGCCGTTCAAGTTCGCCCTGGGCGGTGGCAGGGTCATCAAGGGCTGGGACCGGGGGGTGAGAGGGATGAAGGTCGGCGGTCGGCGCGAGATCATCGTTCCCCCGCGTCTCGGCTACGGCAAGCAGTCGCCCTCGCCGTTGATCCCCGCGGGTTCGATCCTGGTCTTCGTGGTGGATCTGCTGTCCGTCGCCACCTGA
- a CDS encoding glycosyltransferase, with protein MRIVMMTAGSRGDIAPFTGLGAGLVRAGHEVTLAAHGVFEPLVAGSGVRFRPLPVDPRAELHSARGRRLHDARTGAGKLVRLASMARGAADEMTAALVEVAREGEVLLVSGSLGPLGYAIADGLSVPVLGLHLQPLHPTGEFPAPVLGARSLGTVGNRLSGRFVMTSVELLFSEAVRSLRRRHGLVTTGRSRDRRTRPVLHGYSELVVPRPRDWPAGLETSGYWWPHETGKLSREVEDFLVAGPRPVFVGLGSATVPDPGRVSREIVTALRAAKVRGIVQRGWAGLGASGDDILTVDEVPHSLLFPRTAAVVHHAGAGTTGAVLRAGVPTVPVPVQFDAAFWASRLTALGTAPGVVPLRRLTSGALAEALRRATSDDSHRARARALADRLAAEDGVAPVLAALDRLAR; from the coding sequence GTGCGCATCGTGATGATGACGGCAGGGTCGCGGGGCGACATCGCGCCGTTCACGGGTCTGGGTGCCGGTCTCGTACGGGCCGGGCATGAGGTGACGCTGGCCGCGCACGGGGTGTTCGAGCCGCTGGTGGCGGGGTCGGGGGTGCGGTTCCGTCCGCTGCCGGTGGATCCGCGTGCCGAGCTGCACTCCGCGCGGGGCCGGCGGCTGCACGACGCGAGGACCGGCGCGGGAAAGCTCGTACGGCTGGCGTCCATGGCCAGGGGAGCGGCCGACGAGATGACGGCGGCCCTGGTGGAGGTGGCGCGGGAGGGCGAGGTCCTGCTGGTCAGCGGGTCGCTGGGGCCGCTCGGGTACGCCATCGCCGATGGCCTGTCGGTGCCCGTCCTGGGGCTGCACCTCCAGCCGCTGCATCCGACCGGGGAGTTCCCCGCTCCGGTCCTGGGGGCGAGGTCCCTGGGCACGGTGGGGAACCGGCTGAGCGGACGATTCGTCATGACGTCGGTGGAGCTGCTGTTCTCCGAAGCCGTACGGTCACTGCGGCGGCGGCACGGGCTCGTGACGACGGGCAGGTCCCGGGACCGGCGCACGCGGCCGGTGCTGCACGGCTACAGCGAGCTCGTCGTCCCCCGGCCCCGGGACTGGCCCGCCGGCCTGGAGACGTCCGGGTACTGGTGGCCGCACGAGACCGGGAAGTTGTCCCGGGAGGTGGAGGACTTCCTCGTCGCCGGGCCCCGACCGGTCTTCGTCGGCCTGGGCAGCGCCACCGTCCCCGATCCCGGGCGCGTGAGCCGCGAGATCGTCACCGCGCTGCGCGCGGCGAAGGTGCGGGGGATCGTCCAGCGGGGCTGGGCGGGACTGGGTGCCTCGGGCGACGACATCCTGACCGTCGACGAGGTGCCGCATTCCCTGCTGTTCCCGCGGACGGCCGCCGTCGTCCACCACGCGGGGGCGGGCACGACCGGCGCCGTCCTGCGGGCCGGGGTGCCGACCGTTCCGGTGCCGGTCCAGTTCGACGCGGCGTTCTGGGCGTCCCGGCTGACCGCGCTGGGCACCGCTCCCGGGGTGGTGCCGCTGCGCCGCCTCACCTCCGGGGCCCTGGCCGAGGCCCTGCGCCGGGCGACGTCGGACGACTCCCACCGTGCGCGTGCCCGCGCGCTGGCCGACCGCCTGGCCGCGGAGGACGGGGTCGCGCCGGTGCTCGCCGCGCTCGACCGACTGGCGCGCTGA
- a CDS encoding glycoside hydrolase family 64 protein, whose protein sequence is MSPRHRRTRIRLIPLAAAALIGTTVTVVGASDPDPASAAVPATIPLTFTNNSARGEQVYVYNLGTELSTGRQGWADANGTFHPWPAGGSTPVPAPDAAITGPANGRSMTVRLPKFSGRIYFSYGQKLVFKLATGGLVQPAVQNPSDPNRNILFNWSEYTLNDSGLWINSTQVDMVSAPYAVGVKRPDGTVANTGRLKPGGYRGFYDALRGQPGGWANLIQTRADGTVLRALAPGHGVEAGALPSGVMNDYINRVWAKYATSTLTVTPFANQPSVKYHGRVSGNVMNFTNSAGAVVTSFQKPDSDSVFGCYKHLDAPNDQVRGPISRTLCAGYNRSTLLTNPNQPDTSSAGFYKDAVTNHYSRKIHAQMADGKAYGFAFDDVGAHESLVHDGDPRQAYITLDPFD, encoded by the coding sequence ATGTCCCCACGGCACAGGCGCACCCGCATCCGGCTCATCCCCCTCGCCGCCGCCGCGCTGATCGGCACCACCGTCACCGTCGTCGGAGCCTCCGACCCCGACCCGGCCTCCGCCGCTGTCCCCGCGACGATTCCGCTCACCTTCACGAACAACTCGGCCCGCGGTGAGCAGGTCTACGTCTACAACCTCGGCACCGAGCTCTCGACGGGCCGGCAGGGGTGGGCGGACGCCAACGGAACCTTCCACCCGTGGCCGGCCGGGGGCTCCACGCCCGTGCCCGCGCCCGATGCCGCCATCACCGGCCCGGCCAACGGCCGGTCGATGACCGTCCGGCTGCCGAAGTTCTCGGGCCGGATCTACTTCAGCTACGGACAGAAGCTGGTCTTCAAGCTGGCGACGGGCGGCCTCGTGCAGCCCGCGGTGCAGAACCCCAGCGATCCCAACAGGAACATCCTGTTCAACTGGTCCGAGTACACCCTCAACGACTCGGGCCTGTGGATCAACAGCACCCAGGTCGACATGGTCTCGGCGCCGTACGCCGTCGGCGTGAAGCGCCCCGACGGCACCGTCGCGAACACGGGCCGCCTCAAGCCCGGCGGCTACCGCGGCTTCTACGACGCGCTGCGCGGCCAGCCCGGAGGCTGGGCCAACCTCATCCAGACCCGCGCCGACGGCACCGTGCTGCGCGCCCTGGCCCCGGGCCACGGCGTCGAGGCCGGCGCGCTGCCCTCGGGGGTGATGAACGACTACATCAACCGCGTCTGGGCGAAGTACGCCACCTCGACGCTGACCGTGACCCCCTTCGCGAACCAGCCCTCGGTGAAGTACCACGGCCGGGTCTCGGGCAACGTCATGAACTTCACCAACAGCGCGGGGGCCGTCGTCACCTCCTTCCAGAAGCCCGACTCCGACAGCGTCTTCGGCTGCTACAAGCACCTCGACGCCCCGAACGACCAGGTGCGCGGCCCCATCTCCCGTACTCTGTGCGCGGGTTACAACCGCTCCACCCTGCTCACCAACCCGAACCAGCCGGACACCTCGTCGGCCGGCTTCTACAAGGACGCGGTGACCAACCACTACTCCCGCAAGATCCACGCCCAGATGGCCGACGGCAAGGCGTACGGCTTCGCGTTCGACGACGTCGGCGCGCACGAATCGCTGGTCCACGACGGCGACCCGCGACAGGCCTACATCACGCTCGACCCGTTCGACTAG
- a CDS encoding M9 family metallopeptidase gives MHPFRISRANARRLPALGAAVLITLGLFAPQAQAASVGAATPARTNSQGAAASAPRSIPVPKSPDAMSNSSRFRISAQDSTEESGPAPAPAVKPVKVGKQSTAAAADECPDLGGIVNATGSALVQQLKALPRINCTYPLFGLTGENARKAFREAQMVTVADALRDASATYSGNNSAAIGQLVLFLRAGYYVQDNNADVVGDYGTALDTAARGALDAFFASPRSKDVTDANGEILNEVVTLIDSTHTAGRYVGVVKWMLGGYDSTWPGQMNLAMQHVEWVVENGFKAKDDGRGWRAALKADPTVLDTWAGFITRNGAQLNRLDVVSNVGRHLGHALDVPELKDRLRPLLKDLINRYPNVGPTAPITMNLGWYTRQYDRGNCAAYAICDLGERVLPAILPIQHSCNPGLKIRAQDMSPGQLASTCTSLVNQDAYFHRIIGDKGAIPGDVNTNLEVVVFDDYTQYALYAWAIYNIDVDNGGMYEEGDPAAAGNQARFIAHEAHWLRPEFQIWNLNHEYTHYLDGRYNMHGDFEAGMTTPTIWWVEGIAENISFGYRGERNADAIAEARRNTYKLSDLFDTVYGQDEDPEVNASRVYRWGFLAVRYMLQAHAADVETVLGKYRAGDWTGARTFLKQTIGTRYDADFATWLTTTCATDDCGPLPEAGSTAPAPLCTISDPRQFDQNCRRDNLAAATGNYSYHFVYLPAGVKQLTVTSSGGTGNADLYYGGGSWATTGNHLAKSTNAGNGETLTIDNPPSGWVYFSLAAAQGFSGVSLSTQSK, from the coding sequence ATGCATCCGTTCCGGATATCGAGAGCCAACGCGCGCAGACTTCCTGCGCTCGGCGCAGCCGTCCTCATCACGCTCGGCCTGTTCGCGCCGCAGGCCCAGGCCGCCTCCGTCGGCGCCGCGACCCCGGCCCGTACGAACTCACAGGGAGCCGCTGCCTCGGCGCCGCGGTCGATCCCGGTGCCCAAGTCGCCCGACGCGATGAGCAACAGCTCCCGCTTCCGCATCTCCGCGCAGGACAGCACCGAGGAATCGGGCCCGGCGCCCGCCCCGGCCGTCAAGCCCGTCAAGGTCGGCAAGCAGTCCACGGCCGCCGCCGCGGACGAGTGCCCCGACCTCGGCGGAATCGTCAACGCCACGGGCAGCGCCCTCGTCCAGCAGCTCAAGGCGCTCCCCCGGATCAACTGCACGTACCCGCTGTTCGGCCTCACCGGGGAGAACGCGCGCAAGGCCTTCCGTGAGGCCCAGATGGTGACCGTCGCCGACGCGCTGCGCGACGCCTCCGCCACGTACTCGGGCAACAACAGTGCCGCCATCGGCCAGTTGGTGCTGTTCCTGCGGGCCGGCTACTACGTGCAGGACAACAACGCGGACGTCGTCGGCGACTACGGCACGGCGCTGGACACCGCGGCGCGCGGCGCGCTGGACGCGTTCTTCGCCTCCCCGCGCAGCAAGGACGTCACCGACGCCAACGGCGAGATCCTCAACGAGGTCGTCACGCTGATCGACAGCACCCACACGGCCGGGCGGTACGTCGGCGTCGTCAAGTGGATGCTCGGCGGCTACGACAGCACCTGGCCCGGCCAGATGAACCTCGCGATGCAGCACGTCGAGTGGGTCGTCGAGAACGGCTTCAAGGCCAAGGACGACGGCCGCGGCTGGCGGGCGGCCCTCAAGGCCGACCCCACCGTCCTCGACACCTGGGCCGGCTTCATCACGCGCAACGGCGCGCAGCTGAACCGCCTGGACGTCGTCAGCAACGTCGGCCGCCACCTCGGCCACGCCCTCGACGTCCCCGAGCTGAAGGACCGGCTCCGGCCGCTGCTCAAGGACCTGATCAACCGCTACCCGAACGTCGGCCCCACCGCGCCGATCACCATGAACCTGGGCTGGTACACGCGCCAGTACGACAGGGGCAACTGCGCGGCCTACGCCATCTGCGACCTGGGCGAGCGCGTGCTCCCGGCGATCCTGCCGATCCAGCACTCGTGCAACCCGGGCCTGAAGATCCGCGCCCAGGACATGTCGCCCGGCCAGCTGGCGAGCACCTGTACCAGCCTGGTCAACCAGGACGCCTACTTCCACCGGATCATCGGCGACAAGGGCGCGATCCCCGGTGACGTGAACACCAACCTGGAGGTCGTCGTCTTCGACGACTACACCCAGTACGCGCTGTACGCCTGGGCCATCTACAACATCGACGTCGACAACGGCGGCATGTACGAGGAGGGAGACCCCGCCGCCGCCGGCAACCAGGCCCGCTTCATCGCCCACGAGGCCCACTGGCTGCGCCCGGAATTCCAGATCTGGAACCTCAACCACGAGTACACCCACTACCTCGACGGCCGCTACAACATGCACGGCGACTTCGAGGCGGGCATGACCACGCCGACCATCTGGTGGGTCGAGGGCATCGCCGAGAACATCTCGTTCGGCTACCGGGGCGAGCGCAACGCCGACGCGATCGCCGAGGCCCGCAGGAACACGTACAAGCTGAGCGACCTGTTCGACACCGTCTACGGCCAGGACGAGGACCCCGAGGTCAACGCGAGCCGGGTCTACCGCTGGGGCTTCCTCGCGGTCCGCTACATGCTCCAGGCGCACGCGGCCGACGTCGAGACCGTGCTGGGCAAGTACCGCGCCGGTGACTGGACCGGTGCCCGTACCTTCCTGAAGCAGACCATCGGCACCCGCTACGACGCGGACTTCGCGACCTGGCTGACGACCACGTGCGCGACCGACGACTGCGGTCCGCTGCCGGAGGCCGGCTCGACCGCACCCGCCCCGCTCTGCACGATCAGCGACCCCCGTCAGTTCGACCAGAACTGCCGCCGGGACAACCTCGCCGCCGCCACCGGCAACTACAGTTACCACTTCGTGTACCTGCCGGCCGGCGTCAAGCAGCTGACCGTCACGAGCAGCGGCGGCACCGGCAACGCCGACCTGTACTACGGGGGCGGCAGCTGGGCCACCACCGGCAACCACCTGGCGAAGTCCACCAACGCCGGCAACGGCGAGACGCTGACGATCGACAACCCGCCGTCCGGCTGGGTCTACTTCAGCCTCGCCGCCGCGCAGGGGTTCAGCGGTGTGAGCCTCTCGACGCAGTCCAAGTGA